From a region of the Alnus glutinosa chromosome 1, dhAlnGlut1.1, whole genome shotgun sequence genome:
- the LOC133856076 gene encoding uncharacterized protein LOC133856076, with protein MMKLFDAHCHLQDPRILSKAPQLIAKAIDTGVVRFAVNGVSEKDWDLVKQMGENYPSVIPCFGLHPWYVAERTPNWFNTLKECLECTPSAAVGEIGLDKGSRGKQIDFTDQIDVFRQQLELAREFKRPASIHCVRAFGDLLQIMKSMGPFPAGVILHSYLGSAEMVPEFSKLGAYFSFSGYLMSLEARKAKKMLRTVPSERILLESDAPDALPKSELDSLFMVDGDPSIPEELEGHGGNLSSNVGTSSNLSHTVRDASTLPKEALNHPANIQNVLSYVSYFLDMTKEELAEISYNNAVHLFSFDGSKLLQEN; from the exons CGATGCACACTGTCACCTTCAAGACCCAAGAATATTGAGTAAGGCGCCCCAGCTGATTGCCAAAGCAATCGACACTGGCGTTGTTCGCTTTGCCGTTAATGGCGTTTCCGAG AAAGACTGGGATTTGGTGAAACAGATGGGTGAGAACTATCCTAGTGTGATCCCATGCTTTGGGCTCCACCCCTG GTATGTCGCGGAGAGGACTCCCAACTGGTTCAACACGTTAAAGGAGTGCCTTGAGTGCACTCCCTCTGCTGCTGTTGGAGag atTGGTTTGGACAAAGGTTCACGGGGAAAACAGATCGATTTCACGGATCAG ATTGATGTATTTCGGCAACAACTTGAGCTTGCAAGAGAGTTTAAAAGACCAGCATCCATCCATTGTGTTCGTGCATTTGGTGATCTTCTTCAGATAATGAA ATCCATGGGACCTTTTCCTGCTGGTGTTATCCTTCATTCATACCTAGGCTCAGCTGAAATGGTACCAGAATTTTCCAAGCTTGGTGCGTACTTTTCATTCTCTGGATATCTTATGTCCTTGGAAGCAAGGAAAGCAAAGAAAATGTTAAGGACA GTACCCTCTGAAAGGATTTTATTGGAGTCAGATGCACCTGATGCTCTACCAAAGTCGGAACTGGATTCACTGTTTATGGTTGACGGAGACCCTTCCATCCCTGAAGAGCTCGAAGGGCATGGGGGAAATTTAAGTTCAAATGTTGGAACTTCTAGTAATCTGTCCCATACTGTAAGAGATGCATCAACGCTGCCAAAAGAGGCGCTGAATCATCCAGCAAACATTCAGAAT GTACTCAGTTATGTTTCATACTTTCTTGATATGACCAAGGAAGAACTTGCAGAAATTAGTTACAACAACGCAGTGCACCTGTTCTCTTTTGATGGTTCAAAACTACTCCAAGAAAATTAA
- the LOC133856092 gene encoding autophagy-related protein 13a: MDLQGNSQPESGKLEQIVYQFRLKSLHMILDSRVPSLPRHDRSGDPSSASRVRKSERWFNLALGDRPAALDNVNFWHRSPMDPMIIDVILVHEGSKSAGEYIETVIERWVVQYEYPRAVAAQTGESSASYKKTYKKSIILLRALYSQMRLLPAYRIFRQLSTSSQTYNFDIIYKVSSLSDPFSRADEEMMEEYSFTPVETFPGHLCISVTYRTTLSDFNLEPSTSLPPKIIPDYVGSPNTDPLRSIPSSEKGVRAISFPLRGVRAPSPGPFQRPHSWTSGFHRAAFSAQNQPIVGSPPAYRPSPMQYDYPSPPTDIYGNRVQNYRPPIHQKAISYDEYQLSPPFSPSPSPSSPSYFASGNPMQTRVHPETAPVSIPLSITGRSSRHLSPSSFDPNRSSLPPLSPRSRRTDPSSQESPSGITSFRKIEALRSGEVQNHYAGHKLIRDSKDDSGRFSGLLSSSGSPRIGFSRSSSRLSFQDDLDDNDFSCPFDVDDVDTLDLQASLTLDGRKASEFTSQSLPIGRKSQDAAVGVLVQMLRTAPPLRQDSSCYSSHSMKTEPEGGMATASGFFMPRKTADALDELRSYREMKDLLLSKSGTRVVSKDEA, encoded by the exons ATGGATTTACAGGGTAATTCTCAGCCCGAATCGGGAAAACTGGAGCAAATTGTTTACCAATTTCGATTAAAGAGCTTGCACATGATTCTAGACTCGAGGGTGCCTTCTCTTCCTCGACATGATCGCAGTGGTGACCCATCATCGGCTTCCCGGGTGAGAAAGAGTGAGAGATGGTTCAACTTAGCACTAGGCGACCGCCCTGCAGCTCTGGATAATGTAAATTTCTGGCACAGAAGTCCAATGGATCCGATGATAATTGATGTAATACTAGTTCATGAAGGGTCTAAGTCTGCGGGGGAATATATTGAGACAGTTATAGAGAGGTGGGTTGTTCAGTATGAATATCCACGAGCAGTGGCTGCTCAAACTGGTGAAAGTTCTGCCTCTTACAAGAAAACATACAAGAAGTCTATAATACTTTTACGGGCTCTTTATTCACAAATGAGGCTTCTCCCAGCATATAGGATCTTCCGGCAGCTAAGTACATCAAGTCAGACCTATAATTTTGATATCATTTACAAGGTCTCTTCACTTAGTGATCCGTTCTCTAGAGCGGATGAGGAAATGATGGAGGAATACAGTTTCACTCCTGTAGAGACATTCCCTGGTCACCTTTGCATATCCGTGACATACCGTACAACACTATCCGATTTCAACCTTGAGCCTTCAACCTCTTTGCCACCTAAGATTATTCCAGATTATGTTGGTAGCCCCAACACTGACCCTCTGAGGTCTATTCCCTCTTCAGAGAAGGGTGTTCGTGCCATTTCCTTTCCACTGAGAGGAGTACGGGCTCCATCTCCTGGGCCGTTTCAACGCCCACACAGCTGGACAAGTGGCTTCCACAGAGCAGCTTTTTCTGCACAAAATCAGCCCATTGTTGGATCTCCACCTGCATATCGCCCATCTCCTATGCAATATGATTATCCATCTCCACCTACCGACATTTATGGTAACAGAGTTCAAAATTATAGACCACCAATCCACCAAAAGGCTATCAGTTATGATGAGTATCAGCTTTCGCCTCCATTCTCACCATCCCCATCTCCGTCTTCCCCATCATACTTTGCCAGTGGTAATCCTATGCAAACACGTGTACATCCAGAAACTGCCCCTGTAAGTATACCACTTTCAATCACAGGCAGAAGTTCTAGACACCTTTCTCCCAGTTCTTTCGATCCAAATAGAAGTTCTCTTCCACCTTTATCTCCCAGAAGCAGAAGGACTGATCCTTCATCACAGGAGTCTCCATCTGGAATCACGTCTTTTAGGAAAATAGAGGCTTTAAGGTCCGGAGAGGTGCAGAATCATTATGCTGGTCACAAG TTGATCAGAGATAGCAAAGATGATTCAGGGCGGTTTTCAGGATTGTTATCTTCCAGTGGCTCACCTCGTATTGGGTTTTCTAGAAGCTCCAGCAGATTATCTTTCCAGGATGACTTGGATGATAATGACTTCTCATGTCcttttgatgttgatgatgttgATACGTTGGATTTGCAAGCCAG TCTGACTCTTGATGGGAGAAAAGCTTCTGAGTTTACTTCACAGTCATTGCCAATTGGTAGAAAATCACAAGATGCTGCTGTTGGCGTTCTTGTTCAAATGCTGAGGACAGCACCTCCTCTTCGCCAAGATTCAAGTTGTTATTCATCCCATTCCATGAAGACTGAACCTGAGGGAGGAATGGCTACAGCTTCCGGATTCTTTATGCCTCGAAAGACAGCCGATGCACTTGACGAGCTCAGGAGTTACAGAGAAATGAAAGACCTTCTACTCTCTAAGAGTGGAACTCGGGTGGTTAGCAAAGATGAAGCTTGA